The following DNA comes from Rhinolophus sinicus isolate RSC01 linkage group LG06, ASM3656204v1, whole genome shotgun sequence.
GTGCAGGAAGGGGCCACGGGGTGAGGCACACAGGAAGACACCAGGAGGAGGTCACAAAGCTGAAAGGCTCCCGATGAAAAGAGCTAAGCCTTTCCTGAACCCACAATCATGACAAACTGCGCCAAACTTGTCTCAGAGCCATGAAAGAGAGAATTTGAACATTCCAAGCTGCAGGGGAAATGCTCCCTTAGTCAAGATGCCTGCTGCCAGTGGGCACTGAGGGGACCCACAGGTCAGGGACTCTCCCCTGGGTAATGGCCCATTTCCTGCTTGCAAATAGgccttttccttctgtgtctccAGGGATGGTGGCAGGCAGGCCTGGGCCCTGTCTCCCCACTGCAATGGCCACCTCCATCCCTTCACCCCAGGAAAGAGCAAGGCGACACAGCAACCCCTCTCGTTGCAGCCTCAACCCCAGACGTCTACAGCCCCGAGGAGGACTCAGAACAAGTGGTCTGTGGTCACAGCTGGCTGGACGGTGGGGGAGGTCACACAGGGACACACTGACAACCTGCCACCTTTGGCCCCAGCACAGGGCAGGAACTCTGTGGAGGAGGGTCCGCCTGGTGTGCAGGGGAAGGCGGGCTGGGAGAACCAAACGCCCACTGCAGCACCCAGGGAGGGCACACAGGCCAGGGGACTTTAGCTGACCCGCTCTATAAACAGCTGCTCCCTGCTGAGGTCAGGGagtggaggctggggtggggaaggaaggtgcAGCTGACTCCCCAGACGTCTCACGGAGCAGTCATGGGTCAGAACCACCTCCAAGACTGCGAAAGCAAAGCCCAGTTCAGGCCTGACACCAAGGAGATGTACCTAGCCAGACCTGGCCAGAGCTTCTGCCTGTCACGCCCTGCTTCCTGGTTTGACCCCAGACCAGGTCTCCCTGTGACATTCCTCCTTCCTCAGATGCCTTGGAAGGTAAAGCAAACCCTTGTGGGCAGAGGACCTAGGCCCCCTTTGAACTCACCTGTAGGGGCCCCACCAGGTGAGCACTGGGCTTTTTCATCCTCCTCCCAAACAGTGCTGTGAGGAGGGGAAGCTCTTGTGGGAATGCTCTGTATTTGCTGTCTCCACATCTGAAGGCGGGGGGAGGACAGTATCCCCCTCCCAAATTCAGGACCACCTGGAACTTCAGAATGTGGCCCtattggaaatagggtctttgcagatgtaattagttaagatgaggtcacactggagtagggCGGCCCTGACTCcaatggctggtgtccttataagaagaggagagacacagaaagccatgtgatgatggaggcagagaatgAGGGATGCATATACAAGCCAAGGATGGCTGGCAACCAGCAGAAGCCAGGAGGAGGCCTGGGACGGATTCTCCTTGGAGCCCTCAGAAGGAAACGACCCTGCCGAcaccctgattttggacttccggcctccagcactgtgggagaatacatttctgttgtttcgaGCCGCCCAGCTGGTGGTTATTTGttccagcagccccaggaaactaacacaccacccttcctgcttctctctaAACCAGCTACTCCGTCAGACTTTTGACCCCACCCACCCAGATGACTGTCGTCAAGGTCACCAGTGATCACCTCATTGCCAAAGCTGATGGACGATTCTCAGCCATCAACGTACTCCACCTGGCATCGCTTTGTCCTTCTTGAAGTGCTTTCTTTGCTTGGTGTCCAGGACACCACTCTCCCCTCCAGCTCCATGGCCACTCTGCACCCAACCTCTAAACACTGATACGCCCCAGGGCTCAGCCTCAGTCCACTGACCCCTCGCTCCATAGGTGACCTCACCCAGGGGTCATGGCTCTAAACACCATCCAGCTGAGGGGGAGTCCCCTCTGACCACTGTCCCAGACCCTGTCTCCAGACTTGCAGAGCCATCTGGTGTGTTGAGTGAGCATTTCAAATTTCACTTCCCCACCCTGGCCCTCGCCCGCATCACCTCTGCCCTAGACAGCTGGCATAGCTCCTCCCTGGTGgtccctcttcccctcctgtCCATTTCTGTATAGCAGCCAGAACGACCCTTCCAGGACATGAGATGCTCTTAGCATAGAACTGACACGTCAGGAAGCAGGCTGAGGGTGGAGGTCCTAACATATGGCACCTCAGCCTACTCTCCACCTGTGCAGGGGGCTGAGGACACTGTACCACCCTCTTGGGTTTTCCCATCTGGATATTCCAAAGTCAATGCTGTGCAGAGCAGGGCCCACTCTTGTCTGACCAGGACTGGGGAAGGCGAGAAGCAACGTCTGGCATATGACTCTGGTGTGGAGAGAGGGGAGTCTTCATCACTGACCAAGAATGTCCGAGGTGGGCGCAGGCCACGGGTATTTCCAGCCTCTACCCAGGGTCCACTCACAGAGCAATTCTCAACAACCCACTCCCAAGCGCATTCCCCGCTCCCCTCGAACCCGAAGGTTTGGAGACTGCAAGGTCCGAGTAAGCATCTGTGCTCCTGACCCCTGGCAGGGGCCTCACCCCCCGTCTGACCTTCGGGGGCCAGGGGTTAGATCTTGGGGTACCAGGTCAAACCTGCCCCACAAAGATGGTTAGCACATGGGTGAACAAAGCTTTCTGGCCCACCACTTTCTCATGGTGGAATGTGCAGATGGTAGAAAGGACCCAGGAAAGAGTGAGGGTCAAGCATGGGGTGGCCAGTCCCAGACCCCCACGACATCCTGCCACCATGGGCTCGCAGCCAGGCAGCCACAAAGCCCTCCACCTCCCAAACCAGGACAGTGCCATCACATAGGTTATTTTCACATATGGTCTGAGAAAGGCCACTTGTTTTCACAAAGGGACAGGTGGAAACTGCTGCTGACTCAGCCTGTTTATAATCCACGTTCTCTCCAAAGGTCTCCTGACATCACGACTGATCAAGCCCCTCTTGGGAAACTGTGCCCCAAAGGAGCCCATGCAGAAGCCTCCAGCACCAAGAGAGAAAAGCCCTAAACTGGTCtaatgagagagagaaaccatTGGCTTTCAATTATGTGAGAGGACCTAGTACCCACAAGGCCGCAGACCCCAGCTCAATAATACGCTGGCTACTAAGCTAGACTTTGGGCAACTGCAGATCAAAAGGAAAGGCAGGTCAACCAGAAACAAACCACATCTATCAAAGGccatcaattcattcattcattcatgcattcattcactcacccccccactccccacccccacccatctatccatccatccactcgtTCATTCACCCATGAGGTGCTGCCAGGTGACCTGCCAGACTCCAGCTAGAATTCTTCACTTAACCAGAGGCAGGCAAGCATTGCCTCTGAGGATCTGAATACACCGGGGTGTCCACTCAAAGACATTTTAATTCCAATGGCTGGGTAAGCCTCTGGCCAGGCCCAGCCAGGACCCCAGGGACACAGGGAGTCTGGGGACAGTGCCACGTCGGACAGCGCAGAGGACACTTACGGTCGAGTCCGTTCAAGTAGCGCATGCGGATCTCACAGTGGCCCCAGACAGCACTCACGACAGGGTACAGCTTTTTGCCCTTGAGTCCCCGAAAAGCCACTCCCATGTACTGTCCATCCACAATGAAGCTCAGGGTCCCGTCGTCCATGTCCAGGGCCACCAGGAAGGAGTCGGGGACAATGAACGTCTCGTCCGGCTCCAGAAAGGCCGGGTACGTTTTGCTGGGTTGGTTTTTGCCGTCGTGGTAGAGCCGGTTACGCCCCAAGTCCCAGCCCCAGGACTCATGGTTATTCCCCACGAGGGTTGTATACCCGACGGAATGCAGGGGGGCGTCGGCTGTCGCCACCCCCACCACGGCATGTGTGCCCCGCTGCCTCATGGCCCACGTGATCTGCCACACGTGCAGCCCCCGCGTGTATCCGATTTTGCCCCTGATGGCGTCCGTGCTCTGGGCCACCGGATGCCGGTGAAAGATCAGCCTGTCATCCTCCTTCACGAAGACATTGAGCGAGCGGTCGTTGTTGTTCCACGAGTGCAGCAGCTGGACGTCGTAGGACACAGGGGGCATGTCCAGCAGCAGGTCCAGGCGGGTGGGCTTGCAGTAGTCCAGGCCCTGCAGCTCCTGCTTCAAGGGCCGGTACGTGGGGTCCCTCATGTCTACAGTTTTGATCCCTCCGGTGACCTTCTGACCCATGTTCGCCTTCCGTTTCACCTTGGCACCAACTCCCAAGGCAAACGCATCAATCGCAGGGCCGCTGCTCCAGTTTGCCGCTCAGGCCCAGACGGAACTCTGAAGGAAGGCAGCTAGGCGACCTCTGCAAGTGGTGGAGTGGTCAGCGCTGCCTAatggatggaaagaaaaacaggaagctGGGTGAGCAGGGgtgcagggagaaggggagaaagttAGCTAGGAGCACAGGGGGGTGCAGAAACAGGCCGACCCCAGACACGACCCAGCAGCCTGGCTTCTGGGCTCCCATTGCACCTGATACGGGGCAGGCCGGAGACTTGGCACAGAAGGAAACCCGGCTCTGTCCTCGTGGCTATGTTGTCACAAAGGAAACAGACCGCCCACCCGGCACTCCACGTGGAGAGGTGGGCTTGGGGGCCGGCGTTCTGCTTCACTCTGTTGGGTGTACCAAATACCTAATCACGGTTCCTCGGGGCAGAAGGCCAAGTTGGCACAGATCTTGAAATCAGCCCATGCAGTGGGCAGCTTTCTTGGTCAAAGCAAGAGGGGGCTTACTTCCCATGCCGGCTGCTTGGAAAGAAGGGGATGCCCCGGCAGGCAGCAGAAGCTGTCTGAGGTGCCCACTCCAGCTCCCCCTCTCCTCCGTTCCAGATAGGCCACCTCTGGTTCACGCCAGGGAAGGGAACCCAGGGTAGACAGCAAGCTGAACTTGAGGTCTGCAAGTGCATTTGGTCAGAAGGCCTCAGGGGCTCTTGGCTCTGTGGTCCCTGAGACGGACGGCAGCAAGCTCCCCAGCACGTCCCATGTCCCAAACCTGCCTGGATTGGCATAGCCATCAACATTCTTCTCAAGGCCCCTGGGCTGGGCTCGGGTCAGGGGGGCACAGAgactctcaccccaccccccacccccaggtagTTCTGGACCAACAGTTGGACGACCACCACTTTTTCCTTTAAACAGAAGCCAACGTTCGGCTCCTCGAGTTCCAGCAGCCCATCTAGGGACGAAGTCTGACTCCAAGACACCTCATTCCTACTCTGGCTTCACCATCTCTTGGCTCCTATAAGGGAGGATGAGGCCATGGGGTGGAGAGGTCTCATTGCATCTGTACCATGACCTCCATTGGCAGTGCCAAGAGGGTTATATCCAAGGAGGATGGGGCTGAAATATGGGGCTGACGGGATTTTCACCACCCCTGCCATTCCTGTCCTCGGGGCCCACCGTGGACAAGGGAAAAGAACAGGCCGTTTTGGTTTCCTGAGCCTCACTCCTCAGCCCACAGAAGGGATTCCTGGCTGCCCGGTGTGGGCGCCGGCCGGGGTCCTAGGACCAACCAGACAAGGGGGAAGGCAGGCTACTGGCTAAATGAACATAACTAAATGAGTCTGCAGGGGGTCTGGAGGAGAGGCCATTGGCGTCTGGCTTCTGGGAAAAGCATCACCGGGTCACTTGTTCTAAGGAGACGAAGAGAATACAAAGgcgcctggggtgggggctgcagggtcCCCTCTGCAATTGGCATATTGCTTTCCCACATGGAAGTGAAGACAGAGCACCTGCTGGGAGATGAGGGCAGTGCCTGGCTGCAGGGAAATCTGGGAACCTGGGACCACTGTCCTGCCTGGGGGGAGCCCCGGGCCCAGAAGGGCCAGGACGGGGGTGGAATGTGCAGCGGGGCTGTGTCCCTCGGGTTTTCTAGCTGGCCTGCAGCAGTCTCCTTCTCCTAGGAAGACACCCCATGAGACGCTATCTTTAGGCCTCCTGGAGGCTGGCTCTGGGCAGAACGAATGTTCTCATGGGGGAACACTTGGCCTCAGATTCCCTTATCTCAGTGGGCAGGTCATGCTTCTCGCCCTCCCCTTTCTGGTGTGGAATGGAGGCTCCCTCACTCTCTGAGGCAGTCCTTTCTTCAAAGACAGGCTAGGACCCCTTGTGTCAAATGTTCGCAAAGCCGGTACAGAGCTGAAGTGTCCCTCTGCAAGAAGGGACTGCTCTGGGTCAGGAAAGTTCTGGGGATATCGTGACCCCCACATCCTGGATTGCCCAGGACAACCCCAAATTCAAGCTTTCAGTCCCATCGACTCCCGAAAGCCACGAACGCATCCAGGACTCCCCCATGGCCATGCTGAAGGGGCACCCCATGACTTTGGTGGCTGCTTGCCAGGCCACGCGAGGGCAGGGAGAGCCTGATTGTCGGTGTGAAGACGTGGACCTGGTAATGGCAGAGACTGGCCTGCCTGGCtgcagccttccctgacccccctctttcctgcctccccaACCTCCATTTGAGCATATTTCTGAGCTGGGGGAAGGCTGGTCCGAGGCAGTTCTCAGAGTCAGAAGCATTCATACCCATCTCTGTCTGGACACCTCCTTCTGGCTGGTGCCCAGCGACCTCTCTGTATAAGACCCAGTGGGGACACAGGTCAGCTCTCTGGGAGGATGAGGAGTAAATTAACTTCCTAAGAGAGTTCATTTTACTGCTTCTAGGAACAAAGCTGCCACTGCCCTTTTGTTGGCTCTACTGTCAGAGCAAGAAGGACTCTCTCCCAGAATCTCAAGGCATGGAAGACCCCACGCACCCCGACCAGACCCATGGGAACAGGTGAGAAAAGTGAGGAGGAGGCGGGGCCGGGGTggagagctggggaggaggaCGGTGGGACAGGAAGGCGGTGGGGAGAAGTCCTCCCAACACAGTAACTGAAAATACTTGGAGAGAAATGGGTACATGAGGAAGGACCGTAACAGGGAggatggggcggggggaggagtgGGCAAGTCCAAGGTGGACCAAGGGGAAGGGGCgacggggtgggggtgagaaagggagggagggagggcgctCTCAGGCCAGCAAACCTGGGCCTGGACACATACACCTCCTACTTGAGCTTGACCGGGCATCAGCAGGCTTTTTCcataaagggccagacagtaaatgtTGTGGACTGTGGACTGGCCAGTCTCCGTGCACCTACTCAGCTCTGCCTTGAAGCTCAAAAGCAGCCACATGCAGTGCATAAATAAATGAGCAGGGttgagttccaataaaactttactgacAAGAACAGGCAGGGCTATAGTCGACCAACCCCTGAGTTAGACTAAGGGCCCTCCCTGCACATCATCTCTGCTGAAGAGGGAATGCTGTGATGGCTGCAGTAGGAAAGCAGATGACAGAGGTGGGAAGGGATCTCTCATGGCCGCAAGGTCAGTCCAGCCTCGGAACGGGTGATCACAAAAGAGCGTAACCGCACGGGGTGGGCCATCTGTTTGTCCAGACCAGCTCCACAAGCTCTTCCCATTCTGAGACTCCACTGCCTCCGAGTCCGGTTGCCAAGCAAGTCCACGTAAATGGCCCTTGTGCTAAGCTCCTACCCTACTGGGCCCCATGTTGGGACCTACCTGAGAGGGAGGGCCCCTTCGGGCACCTGGACCACATGACCTTGAGTGGAGAGAGGGCAGGTAAAGGTGTCTGCAGCATCACAGGGTGACTTCACAAGGGCACCCCAGGGCCTAGCCAGGGGACATGGGCTACCCACTCTGCTATTTCGGGGCCACCCTGCCATCTAAATCACCTCCTAGGTGGTCAGTTGCCATGGCAACCGTAGGGCCTCTCCTGACTCACCTGTCACCTTCTGGTCTCCACCCTGTGCCAAGGCCGTGGTTAAGGCCAACACTTCCTTCTCGTCACCTTCCTGCTGTCCACGCCTAGCCACCTCCCTGCTGTGCAGGGTCACCAAaaccatccagctgccccccTCCTGCCCTCTAGTTTTGAATGTGATCAGCCCTTCTATGTAGTACCCAGGAGTCCCACTAGCCCCTTCTTGGGGACTGCTGCCTGGCAGGGCACTTCCTCTGGGCTCATCTCCAGCCTACTCTCGTCCGCCAGCCCTGCTCCTGGGGCTTCCAATCCTGGGGGGGAAACCCATGCACCAAAATGCTGGCCCTCCCTAGGACCAGCCCTTAGCTTTCCAAGCTTCTGCTTGTTCCTCTATAAGATGGGCGTCCCACATTTACCTACGACTCAACTCAGACAGTGTTCCTGAGAGGACCTGGTACAACTggcattttcacttttgtttttgcttttattttctagacCGTGCTCCATATACTGAACAAAGATCATTGTTAGCTGTCTTCCTGGTCACTGCACCTGGTCCTGCAGATGGACGCTGTCTTTGGGCCAAAATCCACGTGCTTGGACTGTCGAGCCAGAACAGATCAAGTTTAAGGTCCCTTCTAAGCCAGGGGTTGGAAACTTGTCCTGTAAGGGGTCAGACAGTAACTATTCTAGGCTTtccagacaatatgtaaacaaatagacgtggctatgttccaataaaactttatttacaaaaacagtggGCCAGATTTGCTCTAGAaaccatagtttgctgacccctgttctAAAACTATGCAAAACTGCTGACACTATCGCCAAAACACCTTGACATGGAGCTAGGAGGCAGGTGTCTGGAGGGGGTCGCGTTACCCACGGGAGATGAGTGACAGAGATACTGGTTTGGTCTATGCTACTCCTATTAACACTGGGCCAAGGAGGGCGTTCCCAGTGGGCACCACACTTCAGGTACGAAATGACAGAAGCAGTACAGGCCCTGGCTCTGGGACCAGCCTCCTTTCCTGCTGTTCTGAGAGGCAAATGCAGATGCCCAGGCCTCGCAGGGCCCAGAGCTACCACAAGAGAGTCAGGGCAAGGGACGGCTCAGCAAGTTCTTGGTGAGTCTCCACCAAGTCAGAGGACCCAGCCCTTGCCCCCATGAGAAGAAGCAAAGCCACAGAGGGTGTGAAGGGTGTGTCCTAGTATTGCCCTGCAGGGCTGGGACAGAGCTAGTGACAGCTGGTGACAGAGCTGGgcctgctgctgccaccactaCCCACCAGCCACACGCAGcgaggcacacacacacatgtgcacacacgtgcacacaccctCCGGCACCGGCAGCTGCAGCATCCAGGCTCATGCGCGGGACAGAGCGTACAAGTCCAGACAGTGCCCTGGCCGATGGCTGCCTTCATTCCCTCGGCGGAGTTCTCATTCCCAAAAAGCACATTTGCACTTTAGCACGGTGTCCCCAAGACTGTATCTGCCCGTCCCTCCTCATGGCTGTCTCAGGTCAACCCTCAAGACAGACAAACACCTGCTCTGTACCCCTCCTGCGCCACCCACCTCTGATCACCCAAATAACATATGGTTCCCACTGTCCTCAGTATTTGGGGCTGCAGGGCAGGTTGTCCAGCACCTCGTCCTTGCCCAAGACCAATGTCACGCCTGGAGAAGGGGTGAGAGGGAGAAGGCCAGCGGGAGCCGGGCCCAGGGCTCCCGGGATGGGGGCGGGGGTTCACATCCTCGGAGGGTGCGGTGCTACCCTTGTCAACATGCGCAAATGCACCAGGACGAGAATTTCAACCAGGAGTAAGAACCCATGTGTACCTATGAATATGTACgtgcacccccccacacacacacacatgtgcttAATATGTTCAAAGGAGCCCTGACTGCAGGACTAGTCTTCTGACGGGAGACAGCCGTTGTTCTGGGGCGGGCGCTCCTAGCACCATTTTTCTACAGGTAAAATCAGATTAAAAagagtcaaaggaaaaaaatggctgTCAAAGGGAAGGTTGGGAGGCGGACATGAGAAGGGACATTCTGTCCACAACCGCTGAGCGTGTGCGTCACAACAGAACTGCGTCTTAGTTGGGGTCTAGGTTCTAGAACCTGTGTCAGAGCCAGTGTGTGCGGTGAAAGCCACCCCGAAACCGCCACGTGGACAGCCTCCTCCCCTCGAATGGCAggcaaaccaccaccaccacgtgACCGTACGACTGCTCCCTGACCCAGGTCGATGAGCAGTTGTGGTGGGGACACTGAGACTGAGGGTGCTTCTAAAGCCTCACCCTTCACGCTCCACTTCCTTCTGTTCCTCTGCTCACAGCTCGGCCAGGTCCCCACTCCTGCTCACACCCTGTCCCTGCCTGGCAAAGCACTGGCCCCAGCACGCCATGGGGACAAAGAGAAGAGGACCTGACCCCAATATCAAAGCCAAACACATGGTCGCATACCCCGTCTCACGCACCACAGGGCTGGGTTGGGCGGTGGAGAGAACCACACAGTGGACAGGAGGCAGGAATCACAGCCACACGCAGAGACACCTGTGCCGCTCACTGGCCCTGTGCACTGACTCATCTTACCTTGAAGACGGACACAGAAGGACATGAGTGTGTGCAcgggtgtacacacacacacacacacacacacacaccagaagcTTGAAGGCAAGTCTTTGAGATTTTGCATTTACTTACAATAGAGTAGATGAGATCAAAAGCCCTGGGACAGATGGGAACGGACGTCTACTATCAGGACAGATTCCACTAAGCCCTATGGTTGGACCCCTTTCATCCTACTGAGAAGCCCCATCACACTAATGCCACACACACATCACCTCGCAGTACATGGTTCACTGCAAAAGGGGATGCCTCTCGGACCCTCTACTGGGCAAAAGCCTCCCACCCAGCGTCCCCGCCCCCACCAGAACCGCCTATCTGTGTGGGATTCCAGGTGGGCCCTGGGGCTCTAAGTGGACGAGTGTCCCaaagcctcctcctcctcccactgctGACGCAGATAGCCAGCGAAGGTGGTCTCAGCCCGGGGCCTGGGGATCAATGCTTCCATCACAAAGGTCTGCTTCAAGAGGGTTTGCTGGGGTCACAGCTCTTCGTAGGAGGGAAGAGCAGAACCTCACAAACCAACTTCCCTGTAgtttctcagtttcctccagTGGGCTCCTCTGCACCCTCAGGTAAAGAGGCAGCCAGGGACGGAATGGGGGGCTGCACAGGGAAGGGAGCCCAGAACTGGATGTTGATCCCTAGACGGTGGGCGGTGTCAGAGCATCCCCGAGCTCACTGCGTGAGGGTCCGAGACCTGCACCAGGCCTTTAATGATCTCAGGTGGCGATTCTCTCTGAATGGGGAGGGCATGGGCACACCCCTAGCCGTGTCTTCGGGGCACATGTGGGTGGAGAATGCCTGCTGGATACACCCACTCTTTTCACCGACACAAGGCACGGAGCAAAGTGCTGGCACAGCACAATCAGGGAGAGGGGACAAGCGATGTGGGACACATAGGGTTAAAAAGGGCTGAGAGAAATGAGAGGATTGGGGAGAAGGCCACTCATGTACAGGTGTGGATGTGTGTCCGAGACCCACAAACAGACCCCCAAATTGGGACATGCTTCTCAGTGTGCAGGTGCCATCCAGGTGTAACACACCAGCGACTGCCCACTGGCCATTCTTCCGGGGTCTAGGAAACCCTATAGCCTTGCACAGGGACACGTGGACAAAGACACTCCCTGAACCATAAACTCCAGCCAGAGGAGGCAGCCACTCAGATGTACTGACTTAACATAAAGGGTAACATGAtgctgttacattttaaaaagcaaattggaGAACAATACACACAGCGTGATTCCATTTCTGTAAGAATGGA
Coding sequences within:
- the SPSB1 gene encoding SPRY domain-containing SOCS box protein 1, whose translation is MGQKVTGGIKTVDMRDPTYRPLKQELQGLDYCKPTRLDLLLDMPPVSYDVQLLHSWNNNDRSLNVFVKEDDRLIFHRHPVAQSTDAIRGKIGYTRGLHVWQITWAMRQRGTHAVVGVATADAPLHSVGYTTLVGNNHESWGWDLGRNRLYHDGKNQPSKTYPAFLEPDETFIVPDSFLVALDMDDGTLSFIVDGQYMGVAFRGLKGKKLYPVVSAVWGHCEIRMRYLNGLDPEPLPLMDLCRRSVRLALGKERLGEIHALPLPASLKAYLLYQ